The genomic segment GCATAGGCAACGACACAGAAAATAGTTATGGCAAAGATAAGAACAGAACGTTTTGCCGCATGCGAACTCTCTCTGGCAGCCTCTTCCTCCGTTACCTGACTTACCTGACCCTTACGAAGACGCTCCTGATATATGGGATCATCGGCCAGCTCCTTACCCAAAAAATTTGTGACGAAGGCACCGACCATAACGGCAAGAAAGGTACTGGGAATACAGATAAGAAGAAGATGTATATAATCAACACCATGCTTACCCAGTTCAGCAGCAAAGAAAACCACGGCGGCTGAAATAGGCGAAGCTGTTACTGCTATCTGGGAGGCAACGGTGGCGATGGCAAGTGGCCTGGAGGGACGGACACCAGCCCGCTTAGCCACTTCAGCGATAACCGGCAGGGTTGAAAAAGCAGTATGGCCCGTACCGGCAAACAGGGTCATGGTATAGGTAACAATGGGAGCAAGAAAGGTGATATATTTGGGATTCGCTCGCAAAACCCTCTCGGCAATAGAGACAAGATAATCAAGACCACCAGCCTCCTGCATAGCCGCAATGGCAGCAATAACGGCCATGATAATCATAATCACATCTATGGGCATATCCCCTGGAGGAATCTGAAAGACAAGGGCAAGTACCAAAACACCAAAGCCACCGGCAAAGCCAATACCTATGCTACCCATCCTTGCTCCAAACCAGATAAACAGCAGTACAACAGCGAGTTCTATAGCCCACATAATGTATCTCCAATAGGATTCTGTTTTATGGTAAAGAAACTAGGGAATTGTATACTCTCCGCCTAAATTCGTGGTATGCCCTGTTAACACGGTTCTTCCCTCTTCCCTGCCAAAAGAGAGAGCGGACCAGGTAAAGGCCACTGTTCCGGTTATGCCTGCATACTTCCCTGCACCACCGACAATATTACCTGCTACCTCAACCCCCTCCTGCAGACTCTGTCCACGCAGCTGTAAAATAATGCTGCCGCCATCGAGATCCTGCCAGAGACAACGAGCCTCAATATCCTCAGGAGAGGTACCGATCCCAACACATTGGGACCAGAAATCAAGTTCTCCCGCAATACCCTGAGTCATACTGACATGGCCTGAAAGGTCAAACTGATACAACTTAATAGGCGCAGAGACAAATATTTGTTGATAACCATTGGCAAGCCAGGCACCGGAAATGGTGGCACTTTCCCCGGCAACTGCCCCCACCGGAATAATGCAAAAAAGAGTTAACAACAAACGAAGAAAGCTTTTTCTAAACATGCTCCACCCCATAACGTTGACAAACATTTAATAAATTATAAGAGAATACTGGCGGAATAGCGTTTATACTAAATGCCCGAATAAACCTAACAAACTAAGAAAATGATATCGCAAGAGAGGGGTAATAGCAACAAGAAGATTTTTTTTAAGAAATCAATCGGAGTAAGATTTTCTACTCCGATTAAGAGGATATGAAAGAAAGGGGAGAACTACTCTTCGCAGGAATGAGCACTTGTAATATTGTACCGTTGCGCCTTGCGAACCACGGTAGACTGGCTCACCCCGAGGACCTTTGCCGCCTTATAGGTACTCTTACACTCCAAGAGGGCATTACCTATCAGGCGAATCTCTAAATCCTCCACGGCATCCTTCAGAGATTGGCGAGGAAGCGGATGAACAGACTCCTTATTAGAGGCAATACAGAGACAACCTGGTACATCGGTGATTTTAATAAGATCTGAATCACTCATGGCGGCAAGCAGTTGAATCGTTGCCCGCAACTCCCGAACATTGCCCGGCCAGGGATGTGCCACCAGGGCATCCAGTACCTCGGGAGCCATGCTCTTGTAGAGACCATATTTTTTATTAGCACGACCAAGAAAATGCGCCACCAGCAGAGGAATATCTTCGACTCGCTCTCGCAAGGGTGGAATATTAACCACAATAACCCGCAGGCGATAGTAAAGATCTTCACGAAACCGTCCTGCTTCAATCAAATTTTCAAGAGATTGATTGGTCGCAGCAACGATTCGGACATTGGGCATATGCAACTTTGTCCCGCCCAAACGACGGTAGCCTGAGCCATCAAGCACATGAAGAATTTTTACCTGCATATGCAGTGGCAATTCACCGATCTCATCAAGAAAAAGAATTCCGCCATCGGCAAGCTCAAACATGCCCGGCTTTCCCTTCTCCGATGCACCGGAAAACGCCCCGGATTCATAACCGAAAAGCTCCGCCTCAAGAAGATCCGCCGGAATAGCACCACAGTTCAGGGTCACAAATGGTTTATCGCGACGCACACTTCGACTATGGATATTCGTCGCAGTCATTGTCTTGCCGGTACCTGTCTCACCGAGAAGCAGAACAGGGGCATCTACATTGGCCGATTTCTGTACATCTTTTTCCAACTGACGGGTTGCAAGACTGGTCCCCAGATATTCGCCCGGAGTTTCAAGGGAACGTAGACGGTCACGGTAGAGTTTAGCCTCCATCTCGGCCTTATTCAGCTTTCTTTCCAGATCTTCCAGTTCACTGATATCACGAATACAGGCAATAACACGCCAGACACGTCCATCGTCATCAAAAATGGGGGTACTTGTATTTAAGCACCTTATACCATTTGAATAATCATCAAATCTAGTCTGGGGTTTCTTAGTCTCTAAGGCCTTAAGGGTAATACAGGTGGTGGTAAGTCCCATTTCCACCGCAGCCGTTACATGCTTACCAATAACATCTTCGGCCCGGACTCCGGCAATACGCTCCATTGCCTTGTTCACTCGCAATGTAATTCCATCACCATCAATAACCCAAACACCGTCGTGCATAGATTCAAAAAGGATATCAAGCTCTTGAAATTCAATAATGGCATCCTGACCCAGATGCTGCATTGGCATCGAATAGGCAAAGACACTTCTGGTTTTTGTGGCTACATCCAACCAAAACCAGGTGAGAGCAAAAACCTGATCCTCATGATAATAGGGGACCAGAAATCCCTCTGAAGCCTCAACCAAACTCCCTGCAACAGCAAAGAGATCAAGTCGGGTACAACACTTTAAAAAAGACTGACCCTCCAGTCCGCCCTTATCATTTTTAAACGCCTCACAGAAGTTATTGTTTGCCCGTTCAATAACCCACTGCGCCCCACGACAGGTACAAACCGCCACATGTTTCTCAAGGGATGAGAAGGTGGTCGCCCAATTAATTGTTTCCATGTTACTTCCTTTGCAAAAGTTTACTAAGGCGATAAACTACTACGCACGAGCAGAAGAAACAATGCAAAAATGAATCACACCATAAGGCAAAAAAAAGCTCCACCATATTTGACAATCACCTACCCTATATCCTAACAACGGCAGACCAAAAGTGACGATAACAAACCACCACTCACTACTCCTGCCATGCCCTCACCTTCTTCATTACTACAAAAACTTGACATGAGAAAACATTTGGCTATTCCACCAAGCGTCAAGCAGAGAATAACCTCTAAAAAAACAAGAGCACTCCCACCTATTCTGATCGACAGAAGTAATAGAGTTATCAACCTGTCACCAGGTTTTCATCAACATAAATAAGGACAGAACATAAACAGTCTTTTTCATATATTTTAAATACTTGCCGACTGGATCACTTCCAACCTTCTCGGTCTGGAGCAGGGGTAGCAGCGCACCGAAAGTGTCCACTTTTTTATATACGATGTCAGCAAGATCCTAGTTCTGATCGTCATCATCATCTCTCTGGCAAGCCTTGCTAGAGCATCTCTTGATATGGACAGGGTGTGTGACTACATCCAGAGCAAGAACCGTTTTATCGCCTACCTTCTTGCTGCTTTTTTTTGGTTCTATAACTCCATTTTGCAGCTGCAACAGCATCCCTCTCTTTCTGGGTTTTACCGCTGCCCGCATCCCCGTAGGTATCACAGTGGCCTTTCTCATCACCTCACCTATTATCAATGAGGTAGCCATTGTTCTGCTTGGGTCGGTACTTGGCATAAAATTTATGATTGCCTACCTGATAGTGGCTATATCCGCAGGTGCAAGAGGAGGCTTTTTCTTTGACCTGATAAAGGCGGAACGATTTATCTCTCCCATGGTGGTGACTCCCGCCCCGGCTATGGCTGCCACAAGCTCTTGTAAGAGTAGCAGGAGCCCCCCAACAACTCCTGGCAGGGCCGACATCTGTTTGCCAAACGTGAGACAAAAAAAATTGTGCAGAAGGTTTGGAAATGGGTCATCTTCGGCATTACAGCTGCTGCTATTTTCCACGGATTTATCCCGCTTCTGGTCCTCTTCACTCTCACAGGCTGGATATTTAACGCCATTGCCCCCCTGCTATGGCTACGACGAAGGGAAAGGACCTGCCTTTCCCTTTGCCAGATATACATCCCCTATTTTCTCGAAGCTTTTTTTCCTTCAAGCATTAAACTTGGTGGGCCAACCACTTACAGGGAGAAGAAGAACGCTCTAGCTAACGGCCACATCATAGGCTTCATGAAAGCGCTCTTGCAGATAAGAGGCCATGGGACCTCTCAGCCCCATGCCTATCAAAGCAGTAGGCAGCAGCACCGACAAGACCGGCGGAAAGCAGAGCAACTTCCCCATAGAGAGAACGATATATCACAGCCCCCTCTGCCAAGACCTCATTTTTTTTGGACATGGTTATCCTTAAAAGAAACACCACATTTCAGAGTAAAATCGACAAGTCATATAAATTTTGCCGACTTAAAACTTGCCTTCACAAGAACTTTTCATTGACATAGACTCCGTTTACCACAATGTTTTCGGGCGAACATAATTGACCAAGGAGTTCACATGAAACACATTCAGTATATTTTTATTTCAGTAATCATCTTACTATGCACGTCCTGCTCAGAGAAAAAAGACCAAACCATTATCTTAAAATATATACGTTCAGCTGCCGTCAGCCATTTCAGTTCGCAGCAGATGCAACACTGGAGCACAGAGGTAGAGCAGAGAACAGCAGGCAGGGTAAAAATTATCGACGCCAGCCCTGCCCCTCTCTCTGCAAAAAATCCATACGATAGTCTTATCGCAGGAACAACTGATATTGCTATTTTCTGTACCACTGACAAACCTGACCGCTTCCCTGTTACCAACTCAATAGCCCTCCCCTTTGGCTTTGCCGATGCCAAGACAGCAAGTGCTGCCATGCGTGATTTAGTGCTGAAATATGCTCAAGAGGAGTTCAGTAATACCACCCTGCTCACAGTCTTCACCGGCGCACCGTCCAATTTTATCTCCATCAAACCAATAAAATACGCCAGTGACCTGAAAAATATCTCCCTGGGAATCCCTAAAGAATCCACCAGAAAAATTGCCAAAGAATGGGGAACAAAGCCCTTGCTTACAGCAGGCGCAGATATGACAGAGGCCATGGAGAAGGGCAGGATCGAAGGCGTCTTCACCTCCCTTGCGGCCATAAGAGAAAATAATCTTGCCCCCAACTGTAAGTTCATTACCCTTACCAATCAAATCGTCTCCCCCTTTGCCGTGGTCATGAACCAGAATCGTTTTACTCAACTTCCAGCGGATATTCAAAAAATCCTCCAGGGTCTCTTTGTAGAACAATCTGAATGGACAGCAGAGTATATCGATAGACAAGTTCAGGAATCCGTAAAGTGGGCCGTCACAGAACACAATATGCAGATAATACATCCTGCCCAAAGGCTCTCTACAAAGCTCAACAAAACGGCATCCAACTCAATTGGCCTATGGGCCATCAATGAAAGTCAATACGGTGTTTCCACAGAAGAGATCCTTGCCACCCTGCAGGATTATATCAATTAATTTTTTGCATGCCTTGCACCACCCTTCAGGAGGACCAATGCTTATCATCCTCGCCCCATCCAAGAAACAGACATACCCCAATTGCCCCAATCTGGTCAGCACCTGCCCGGAGTTTCTCCAGGAGGCTGGACAGTTAAACCAAATACTACGGGCAAAAACAGAGAAAGAAATTGCCCTGCTCATGAAAACCAGTAAGATTTTAACCGAGAACACCCTAAGAGATATCAGGGCCTTTAATGGCAGCGAGGGCCGAGGTTTCCCGGCAATTTTCACATTTAAGGGCGACGCCTACGATGGGATCAAAGCAGAGGATTGGAACCAGGAGCAGATGTTCTATGCCCAACAACATCTCCGCATCCTCTCCGGACTCTACGGCATACTGCGCCCCCTTGACCTTATGCAAAAACACCGTTTAGAAATGGGTCTGAAGCTCGCAACCCATTCGGGCACTCAGATGTATCAATTCTGGGGAGAGAAAATAACCGACACCATTAATCGACAGTTAGATAAAGGGGAGAGGTGCCTGATTAATCTCAGTTCCACCGAGTACAGCAGGGTCATACAAAAGAAAAAACTAGATGGAAGGATGATAGATATCATCTTCCGGCAGATAAAGGATGGCCGAGCCAGGACCATCCCGATTTATGCCAAAAGAGCCCGAGGGGCCATGGCAAACTTTATGGTCCAAGAAAAAATCAGAGACAGTGAGAAACTCAAGAATTTTTCCTCCGAGGGCTACCGATTTTTACCAGGGGAAAGCAGCGAAGATAGTTGGGTCTTTTCCTGCACCCTGAATAAAAAATAACCATCAGCTACGGGAGGCCAACAGACATTTGGCAATAGAGGCATCTAATTCCTCTATTTTGAATGGCTTTGCCACATGGTCATTCATCCCTGCCTCAAAACATTTTTCTATATCATCTGAAAGGGCATTGGCGGTTATGGCAATAATGGGCAGCGCCCGATATTTTTCATCTTTGCGGATTCTTCTTGTCGTCTCATAGCCATCCAACACAGGCATCTGCACATCCATTAAGATCAAATCATAGGAGCTCTCCTCAAGTCTTTCGAGACACTCCTGTCCATTTTCAGCAAGAGTCACCTCCGCACCTGCGGCCAAAAGAATGGCCTCCATCATATAAAGGTTTATCTCATTATCATCAACCAAGAGTATCTTAAGCCCCTCGAGCAGACTCTTACGATCCACGCTATTGACTTGAACAGCCTCTGTATTCTGGGCGTCACCCTCCTGCCCCACCCCCAAATCAAGGGTGAACCAAAAGGTACTCCCCGCCCCCGGACTGCTCTCAAGGCCAATATCCCCCCCCATGGCCACCACAAGTTTTTTACAGATGGTCAGACCCAATCCAGTTCCACCATAATTTCTTGTCACCGAAGAATCGGCTTGAGTAAATGGGACAAAGAGTTGTTTCTGAACATCCAGGGCAATTCCCACGCCGGTGTCAATTATAGAAAATTTGAGAATAACCCCCTTTTCGCCTAAGCCCATCGACACCACATGCAGAGAAACATGACCCTCCTTAGTAAATTTCAGGGCATTACCAAG from the Desulfotalea psychrophila LSv54 genome contains:
- a CDS encoding anaerobic C4-dicarboxylate transporter, whose product is MWAIELAVVLLFIWFGARMGSIGIGFAGGFGVLVLALVFQIPPGDMPIDVIMIIMAVIAAIAAMQEAGGLDYLVSIAERVLRANPKYITFLAPIVTYTMTLFAGTGHTAFSTLPVIAEVAKRAGVRPSRPLAIATVASQIAVTASPISAAVVFFAAELGKHGVDYIHLLLICIPSTFLAVMVGAFVTNFLGKELADDPIYQERLRKGQVSQVTEEEAARESSHAAKRSVLIFAITIFCVVAYAIGISPTVGLVAQPVLPVNNAIIAFMLTAASFITFFCKIEAKNILNVSTFKSGMSACVCVLGVAWLGTTFVAAHMEEIHMTAGNLLRSYPWLLSVVLFVASTLLYSQAATTRALMPVALTLGVSPLTAIASFAAVSALFVLPTYPTLIAAVEFDDTGTTRIGKYVFNHSFIIPGLVTIASAVVFASLFGRLFL
- a CDS encoding sigma-54 interaction domain-containing protein — encoded protein: METINWATTFSSLEKHVAVCTCRGAQWVIERANNNFCEAFKNDKGGLEGQSFLKCCTRLDLFAVAGSLVEASEGFLVPYYHEDQVFALTWFWLDVATKTRSVFAYSMPMQHLGQDAIIEFQELDILFESMHDGVWVIDGDGITLRVNKAMERIAGVRAEDVIGKHVTAAVEMGLTTTCITLKALETKKPQTRFDDYSNGIRCLNTSTPIFDDDGRVWRVIACIRDISELEDLERKLNKAEMEAKLYRDRLRSLETPGEYLGTSLATRQLEKDVQKSANVDAPVLLLGETGTGKTMTATNIHSRSVRRDKPFVTLNCGAIPADLLEAELFGYESGAFSGASEKGKPGMFELADGGILFLDEIGELPLHMQVKILHVLDGSGYRRLGGTKLHMPNVRIVAATNQSLENLIEAGRFREDLYYRLRVIVVNIPPLRERVEDIPLLVAHFLGRANKKYGLYKSMAPEVLDALVAHPWPGNVRELRATIQLLAAMSDSDLIKITDVPGCLCIASNKESVHPLPRQSLKDAVEDLEIRLIGNALLECKSTYKAAKVLGVSQSTVVRKAQRYNITSAHSCEE
- a CDS encoding permease; this translates as MGFTAARIPVGITVAFLITSPIINEVAIVLLGSVLGIKFMIAYLIVAISAGARGGFFFDLIKAERFISPMVVTPAPAMAATSSCKSSRSPPTTPGRADICLPNVRQKKLCRRFGNGSSSALQLLLFSTDLSRFWSSSLSQAGYLTPLPPCYGYDEGKGPAFPFARYTSPIFSKLFFLQALNLVGQPLTGRRRTL
- the dctP gene encoding TRAP transporter substrate-binding protein DctP — encoded protein: MKHIQYIFISVIILLCTSCSEKKDQTIILKYIRSAAVSHFSSQQMQHWSTEVEQRTAGRVKIIDASPAPLSAKNPYDSLIAGTTDIAIFCTTDKPDRFPVTNSIALPFGFADAKTASAAMRDLVLKYAQEEFSNTTLLTVFTGAPSNFISIKPIKYASDLKNISLGIPKESTRKIAKEWGTKPLLTAGADMTEAMEKGRIEGVFTSLAAIRENNLAPNCKFITLTNQIVSPFAVVMNQNRFTQLPADIQKILQGLFVEQSEWTAEYIDRQVQESVKWAVTEHNMQIIHPAQRLSTKLNKTASNSIGLWAINESQYGVSTEEILATLQDYIN
- a CDS encoding YaaA family protein, producing the protein MLIILAPSKKQTYPNCPNLVSTCPEFLQEAGQLNQILRAKTEKEIALLMKTSKILTENTLRDIRAFNGSEGRGFPAIFTFKGDAYDGIKAEDWNQEQMFYAQQHLRILSGLYGILRPLDLMQKHRLEMGLKLATHSGTQMYQFWGEKITDTINRQLDKGERCLINLSSTEYSRVIQKKKLDGRMIDIIFRQIKDGRARTIPIYAKRARGAMANFMVQEKIRDSEKLKNFSSEGYRFLPGESSEDSWVFSCTLNKK